A DNA window from Camelina sativa cultivar DH55 chromosome 13, Cs, whole genome shotgun sequence contains the following coding sequences:
- the LOC104734267 gene encoding histone H2B.9-like, with translation MAPKAEKKPAEKGPPKAEKKIAKEGGTSEIKKKKKTKKSTETYKIYIFKVLKQVHPDIGISGKVMGIMNSFINDIFEKLAQESSRLARYNKKPTITSREIQTAVRLVLPGELAKHAVSEGTKAVTKFTSS, from the coding sequence ATGGCGCCCAAGGCAGAGAAGAAACCGGCGGAGAAAGGACCACCGAAGGCGGAGAAGAAGATCGCGAAGGAAGGAGGAACGAGcgagatcaagaagaagaagaagacgaagaagagcacGGAGACGTATAAGATCTATATTTTCAAGGTGTTGAAACAGGTTCATCCAGATATTGGAATCTCTGGTAAAGTAATGGGGATCATGAATAGTTTCATCAACGACATCTTCGAGAAACTCGCTCAGGAATCGTCTCGTCTCGCTCGTTACAATAAGAAACCGACGATCACGTCACGTGAGATCCAAACCGCCGTGAGACTTGTTTTGCCTGGTGAATTGGCTAAGCATGCTGTCTCTGAAGGGACCAAAGCCGTCACCAAATTTACAAGCTcttaa
- the LOC104734268 gene encoding uncharacterized protein LOC104734268 gives MGDQNSSQASYIHLVHHLIEECILFNMGKEECMDALFKHANIKPIITSTVWKELEKENKEFFEAYERRRVEIPTEKETAGRIRDLLSRTTI, from the exons atGGGTGATCAGAATAGCTCTCAAGCATCTTACATCCATTTG GTGCATCATTTGATAGAAGAATGCATATTGTTCAACATGGGCAAAGAAGAGTGTATGGATGCTCTGTTCAAGCATGCTAATATCAAGCCTATCATCACTTCCACAG TGTGGAAGGAGctagagaaagagaacaaagagtTCTTCGAGGCATACGAGAGAAGACGAGTAGAAATACCGACCGAGAAAGAGACAGCTGGAAGAATCCGAGATTTACTTTCACGAACTACAATCTAA
- the LOC104734269 gene encoding MATH domain and coiled-coil domain-containing protein At3g58340-like → MWLSFLRPRDRFSLAELRRLLAFPKGNNSDYFSLYLDVVDFVSLPCRWRRIVNFRLAIVNHLSKKFSILKETEHCFDGKSTKWGFPAMLPLSKLHDKDGGFLLNGEVMIVAELDVLEVIGTLDASEKTEDASELVSQKKEIDCLESNDLLMKSSPLKETNNVNGTKQVR, encoded by the exons ATGTGGCTTTCTTTCTTGAGACCTAGAGATCGATTCTCCTTAGCCGAACTCAG GCGTCTTCTTGCATTTCCCAAAGGAAACAACAGTGATTACTTTTCTCTCTATCTGGACGTTGTTGATTTTGTATCATTGCCTTGCAGATGGAGAAGAATAGTGAACTTCCGCCTGGCTATAGTaaatcatctttccaaaaaGTTCTCCATATTGAAAG AGACAGAGCATTGTTTTGATGGCAAGTCAACCAAATGGGGTTTTCCAGCAATGCTTCCTCTTTCCAAACTTCATGACAAAGATGGTGGATTTCTTTTGAATGGAGAAGTCATGATTGTTGCAGAGTTGGATGTTTTGGAAGTCATTGGCACATTAGATGCATCAGAAAAGACTGAAGATGCATCAGAACTTGTGAGCCAGAAAAAAGAGATTGATTGTCTTGAGTCTAATGATTTACTCATGAAAAGTTCACCACTGAAGGAAACCAACAATGTCAATGGGACTAAACAGGTAAGATAG
- the LOC104734270 gene encoding protein SLOW GREEN 1, chloroplastic-like has protein sequence MASLAKFQYCEQTLQFRLNPHRKPQPRPVSYRILQKPPPSRAIRAASSSSSSNPKPSFLKTTCVTLTTAAALFSASLHLATKPANASTLVSPPPPPQSTAVDLSSDQISSRQKEEEAALEKRLSNNPNDVEALQSLMKIKFQTKNLQHALEILNRLIEIEPEEQEWRILKAQVQTYGGDFDSATKGFEEVLAKDPFRVEAYHGLVMAYSESESKLSEVESRINEAIEKCKKENKKKDLRDFMLLIAQIRVIKGNPIEALRVYQELVKDEPRDFRPYLCQGLIYTLMKKKDEAEKQFEEFRRLVPENHPYKEYFDANVLNTNKL, from the coding sequence ATGGCGTCTCTGGCCAAGTTTCAATACTGTGAGCAAACACTCCAATTCCGACTAAACCCTCACCGTAAACCCCAGCCTAGACCTGTTTCATACCGAATCTTACAAAAACCTCCTCCGTCTCGCGCCATCAGAGCTGCttcgtcttcatcatcctcaaaccctaaaccttcTTTCCTCAAAACCACCTGCGTAACCCTAACAACAGCCGCCGCTTTGTTCTCCGCTTCCCTCCACCTCGCCACCAAACCCGCCAACGCATCAACTCTCGTCTcgcctcctccgccaccacaaTCCACGGCGGTGGATCTCTCTTCCGATCAAATCTCGTCGCgtcaaaaggaagaagaagcagcgcTGGAGAAGCGTCTCAGTAACAATCCAAACGACGTCGAAGCGCTTCAGTCTCTGATGAAAATCAAATTCCAAACCAAAAACCTCCAACACGCCTTAGAGATTCTAAACCGTCTGATCGAAATCGAACCGGAAGAACAAGAATGGCGGATCTTGAAAGCTCAGGTGCAAACCTACGGCGGAGATTTCGACTCAGCTACCAAAGGATTCGAAGAGGTTCTAGCCAAAGATCCGTTTCGCGTCGAAGCTTACCACGGACTAGTAATGGCTTACTCGGAATCCGAATCCAAGCTATCAGAGGTCGAGAGCAGAATCAACGAAGCGATTGAGAAATGCAAGaaggagaacaagaagaaagatctTAGAGACTTCATGTTGTTGATTGCACAGATTAGGGTTATAAAAGGGAATCCGATTGAAGCACTTAGGGTTTATCAAGAACTGGTGAAAGATGAGCCTAGAGATTTCAGACCGTATCTATGTCAAGGTCTGATTTAtacattgatgaagaagaaagacgaaGCTGAGAAGCAGTTTGAAGAGTTTAGGAGATTGGTTCCTGAGAATCATCCTTACAAAGAGTATTTTGATGCCAATGTGCTCAATACTAACAAGCTTTGA
- the LOC104734271 gene encoding protein SODIUM POTASSIUM ROOT DEFECTIVE 1 codes for MLCASQASATTICSSMDKTSQPSSSSSSSSATIRLGGRAIDRHNPIIRDGRRLTLPPSPNLNPSSSSSSTYHTPLKTRLGLESSEQKRVAKRKSKKGDADVGKSPVSCFSSDTPQGSSRYLLSNPVLFDGFVDSDPIQLPIDEPEITKADDLDNFHEDRLIINASKYVSSSSSSTFLGKKQPDFFGGFLDYEPVLSPDNPFSEPTKASPTASLSSLEDKNDVSSPDFKFSLPPPPPPSPPPPSPPPTSQEKNSSSDQVVVLRVSLHCKGCAGKVKKHLSKLKGVTSYNIDFAAKKVTVTGDVTPLTVLASISKVKNAQFWPEIITQK; via the exons atgttaTGTGCCTCTCAAGCATCAGCTACAACCATTTGCTCAAGTATGGACAAAACCtcacaaccttcttcttcttcttcttcttcttcagccacAATACGGCTCGGTGGTCGAGCCATCGACCGTCATAACCCAATCATACGTGACGGTCGGAGACTCACTCTTCCACCTTCTCCGAACCTTAAtccctcttcttcgtcttcttctactTATCATACTCCTCTCAAGACTAGATTAGGTCTAGAGAGTAGTGAGCAAAAACGTGTAGCgaagaggaagagcaagaaAGGTGACGCTGACGTTGGTAAGTCACCGGTTAGTTGTTTTAGCAGTGACACTCCCCAGGGCTCTTCAAGATACTTATTGAGCAACCCGGTTCTCTTTGACGGGTTTGTGGATTCCGACCCGATTCAACTACCTATTGATGAACCGGAGATAACCAAAGCTGATGATTTGGATAACTTTCATGAAGATAGGCTGATCATAAACGCCTCAAAGTatgtctcatcatcatcatcttctactTTCTTGGGTAAGAAGCAACCCGATTTCTTCGGAGGGTTCTTGGATTATGAACCGGTTCTGTCTCCGGATAATCCTTTCTCTGAACCAACAAAAGCTTCTCCTACAGCATCTCTGAGCTCACTTGAAGATAAAAATGATGTTTCCTCCCCGGATTTCAaattctctcttcctcctccaccacctccttctcctcctccaccgtcgCCGCCACCGACATCACAGGAGAAGAACTCCTCTTCCGATCAA GTAGTTGTTCTGAGAGTTTCACTTCATTGCAAAGGCTGTGCCGGGAAAGTCAAGAAACATCTATCAAAATTGAAAG GAGTGACGTCGTATAACATAGACTTCGCAGCAAAGAAGGTTACCGTGACGGGAGACGTAACGCCGTTGACTGTGTTGGCGAGTATTTCCAAAGTTaaaaacgcacagttttggcCTGAGATTATTACTCAGAAGTGA
- the LOC104734273 gene encoding 60S ribosomal protein L35-4, with translation MARIKVHELRDKSKTDLQNQLKEFKAELALLRVAKVTGGAPNKLSKIKVVRKSIAQVLTVISQKQKSALREAYKNKKLLPLDLRPKKTRAIRRRLTKHQSSLKTEREKKKEMYFPVRKYAIKM, from the exons ATGG CGAGGATCAAGGTTCATGAGCTTAGGGATAAATCGAAGACTGATCTTCAGAACCAGTTGAAGGAGTTCAAGGCTGAGCTCGCTCTCCTCCGTGTCGCTAAAGTCACCGGTGGTGCACCCAACAAGCTCTCTAAAAT CAAGGTTGTGAGAAAATCCATCGCTCAGGTGTTGACAGTGATCTCCCAGAAGCAGAAGTCTGCTTTAAGAGAAgcatacaagaacaagaagctcTTGCCTCTTGATCTCCGCCCTAAGAAAACACGTGCTATCCGTAGACGCCTCACCAAGCATCAG TCTTCGTTGAAGACAGAGcgtgagaagaagaaagagatgtatTTCCCAGTGAGGAAGTATGCTATCAAAATGTAG
- the LOC104734274 gene encoding ankyrin repeat-containing protein At5g02620, with the protein MKENNKKKTMAKQMTARRDDTPLHTAVREGNTELLLEMIGEHDGVELKELLAEQNQSGETALYVAAEYGHTDMVKVLMKHSDSVLAGTKAKNGFDAFHIAAKNGHLQVLDVLIEANPELSFTFDSSKTTALYTAASQGHREIVCFLLDKGVDLAAIARSNGKTALHSAARNGHTVIVKELIKKKAGMVTRVDKKGQTALHMAVKGQNTEIVDVLMKADPSLINAADNKGNTPLHIAVRKNRAEIVQTALNYCEVSRVAVNKSGETALDIAEKTGLHEIVPLLQKIGMQNARSIKPASKVEPSGSSKKLKETVSEIGHEVHTQLEQTGRTRREIQGIAKRVNKMHTEGLNNAINSTTLVAILIATVAFAAIFNVPGQFTDDPKNVPPGYSLGEARAAPRPEFLIFVVFDSFALFISLAVVVVQTSVVVIERRAKKQMMAIINKLMWMACIMISVAFVSLSFVVVGKKEKPLAIGVTAIGALIMVSTLGTMCYWVIANRIEGSKSSPSSMMSDPELADSKHNRKLYAV; encoded by the exons ATGAAAgagaacaacaagaagaagacgatggcgAAGCAGATGACGGCGAGACGTGACGACACGCCGTTACACACGGCGGTTAGAGAAGGCAACACGGAGCTTCTTTTGGAGATGATCGGCGAACACGACGGCGTGGAGCTGAAAGAGCTGTTGGCGGAGCAGAACCAGTCCGGTGAAACGGCTTTATACGTTGCCGCGGAGTACGGCCACACCGACATGGTTAAGGTTCTGATGAAACACTCCGACTCTGTCTTAGCCGGAACCAAAGCCAAGAACGGCTTCGACGCCTTTCACATCGCCGCCAAGAACGGACATCTAC AGGTTCTTGATGTGTTAATAGAGGCAAACCCAGAACTCTCATTTACATTTGATTCATCCAAAACGACGGCGCTCTACACAGCAGCTTCACAAGGCCACAGAGAGATTGTTTGTTTCCTGTTGGATAAAGGTGTGGACTTAGCTGCTATTGCGAGAAGCAACGGTAAAACGGCTTTGCACTCCGCGGCTAGGAACGGGCACACGGTGATTGTGAAGGAGCTCATTAAAAAGAAGGCTGGAATGGTTACTAGAGTTGACAAGAAAGGTCAAACCGCGCTTCATATGGCGGTTAAAGGACAAAACACTGAGATCGTTGATGTGTTGATGAAAGCAGATCCTTCCTTGATCAATGCCGCGGATAATAAAGGAAACACTCCTTTGCATATAGCTGTCCGTAAAAACAGAGCAGAG atTGTTCAGACAGCTTTAAACTATTGTGAAGTTAGTAGAGTGGCGGTTAATAAATCAGGAGAAACAGCTCTTGATATCGCTGAGAAAACCGGGCTGCACGAGATTGTACCGCTTCTTCAGAAGATCGGTATGCAGAACGCAAGATCCATAAAGCCAGCGTCAAAAGTGGAACCATCAGGCTCTTCTAAGAAACTGAAAGAAACAGTTAGTGAAATAGGCCACGAGGTGCATACTCAGCTTGAACAAACCGGGAGAACGAGAAGAGAGATCCAAGGAATCGCTAAACGGGTCAACAAAATGCACACGGAAGGACTCAACAACGCCATAAACTCCACTACCTTAGTTGCTATTCTCATAGCAACCGTTGCTTTTGCAGCCATCTTTAACGTTCCAGGACAGTTCACGGATGACCCGAAAAACGTTCCTCCAGGGTATTCACTCGGAGAAGCGAGAGCAGCTCCAAGACCCGAGTTCTTGATATTCGTCGTGTTTGATTCTTTCGCGCTATTCATCTCTTTAGCAGTGGTTGTGGTTCAGACATCAGTGGTGGTTATAGAGAGGAGAGCAAAGAAGCAAATGATGGCGATCATTAACAAGCTTATGTGGATGGCTTGCATTATGATCTCAGTAGCGTTCGTATCGctgtcttttgttgttgttggaaagaaagagaagccTTTAGCGATTGGTGTAACAGCCATTGGAGCATTGATCATGGTTTCAACACTTGGGACAATGTGTTATTGGGTGATTGCTAACCGGATTGAAGGCTCTAAATCGTCTCCATCTTCAATGATGTCAGATCCTGAGCTAGCTGATTCCAAGCATAACCGGAAACTTTATGCAGTATGA